The Borrelia puertoricensis genome contains a region encoding:
- a CDS encoding chromosome replication/partitioning protein, giving the protein MKIKLNKRALEGRNLSDHEKILTHYNKLKEKLIINFKDEIYSKIETMKVLKEIKDKGYYKLDGYKNFVDFILNFNLAKTQVYNYLKIASAMEKGLINDDFILKNGFNQTLFFIKTNDNLTLKKSKQNTIKPLRFQLKNQESYDFYKKNAKFTGFILDKLFLSKKDLLEDFMKEFRGLKGD; this is encoded by the coding sequence ATGAAAATAAAATTAAATAAGAGGGCTCTAGAAGGTAGAAATTTATCAGATCACGAAAAAATATTAACTCATTATAATAAATTAAAAGAAAAACTGATTATAAATTTTAAAGATGAAATTTATTCTAAAATAGAAACAATGAAAGTTTTAAAGGAGATCAAGGATAAAGGGTATTATAAATTAGATGGCTACAAAAATTTCGTTGATTTTATATTAAATTTTAATTTAGCAAAAACACAAGTGTATAATTACTTAAAAATAGCCTCAGCAATGGAAAAAGGGTTAATAAATGATGATTTTATTTTAAAAAATGGGTTTAATCAAACTTTATTTTTCATTAAAACCAATGATAATTTAACACTAAAAAAATCAAAACAAAATACAATAAAGCCATTAAGGTTTCAGCTTAAGAATCAAGAAAGTTATGATTTTTATAAAAAAAATGCCAAATTTACAGGATTTATATTAGATAAACTTTTTTTAAGTAAAAAAGATTTGTTAGAAGATTTCATGAAAGAATTTAGAGGTTTGAAAGGCGATTAG
- a CDS encoding variable large family protein, which translates to MVKESSDFAKLTKETIGNSATPKDATLAGSIALRAVARKEKFCRY; encoded by the coding sequence ATGGTTAAAGAGAGTAGTGATTTTGCTAAACTAACTAAAGAAACAATTGGTAATTCTGCTACACCTAAGGATGCAACTCTAGCAGGAAGTATAGCATTAAGAGCTGTGGCAAGGAAAGAAAAGTTTTGCAGATATTGA